AAAGCGGTCGGCAGCTTCCGGATGGCAAGCGGTTCGCAACATCTTGCGATGGCAGGGTGCCCGGACTGCCGCGAGAGCGTGCAGGGAGAGGGACAGAATGGTAGCCGAGGGTTTCATGGCGCGCGTTTTGCTTGTGGAAGACAATCCGCTACTTCGCTGGGTGTTGCGCACCTCTTTGGTGATGGACGGTTACGACGTTTCCGCGCCAGCTTCCAGCCGAGAAGCTGTGGAGCTGGGCAGAACGACTCCTTTTGATGTCGTGATAACGGACTTGACCATCTTGCCTGGGCCTGATGGCTTTGCCGTGGTCGAGGAGATTCGCCAAAAATACCCTACCACTCATTTTATCCTCATCTCCGCCCAGGCGGACGACGAGCTGGCCGACCGCGCTCGCCACGCCGGTGTCGAACGGGTGATCGAGAAGCCCTTCCCGATCGACTTGATTCATTCGGCGGTGCGGGAATTGATCCCGCAGGAACACAGCGCCGTCTCAGAGTTATGAGACTTCTTTCTGTCTTTCAGCCGTTGACAATTTGTTATTCTGTTATTTGGGCCTTATGAGACACTCATCCATTCGGACCATCGCATCCCGACTTCCGAGACTGTACACTAAGAGGCTGGCATGATGCGAAATCGCGTCCGAGAGATGGTCCGGCCGGTTTTCTATTTGGGCCACAACCCGGTAACTCTGGCCGGAGCCGTCATCACCACTGCCAGCGCCCTTACCCTCATCATCTTTTACTTCAGCGAGCTATTTGGCCTCGTCGCGCACCCCTATTCCGGAATTCTGTTTTTTCTGATTCTGCCGGCGGTCTTCCTCATTGGGTTGCTGCTGATTCCGTACGGGGCCTTGCGGCGGCGGAGGCAACTGGTGAAGGCGGGATTGCTACCAGTGGTCTATCCGCCGGTCAACCTCCAGGACCCCAACCTGCGCCGCGGGATGGGATGGGTGGGCCTGGCCACCGGTTTGAACGTCGTAATCCTTCTGACCGCCAGCTATCGTGGCGTTCATTACATGGATTCGGTCCAGTTTTGCGGGATGACCTGCCACGCGGTGATGCAGCCGGAATATACGGCGTACCAGGAATCACCGCACTCGCGTGTGGCCTGCGTGGGATGCCACATTGGGCCGGGGGCGTCCTGGTTTGTGCGGTCGAAACTCTCCGGGACCTACCAGGTGATTTCGGTTACGTTCCGCCTTTACAGCCGGCCCATTCCCTCGCCCGTAAAGGACCTTCGCCCGGCTCGGGAAACTTGCGAGCAGTGTCATTGGCCGGACAAGTTTGAAGGGGACAGATTTGTCGTTTTCAAGAAATATGGCGAGGATGAGAAAAATTCTCCGACATACAACGTGCTTGTGATGAAGGTCGGCGGTCACTCGCCCCGCGGCGGCGTGGGGATTCATGGAGTCCACGTTGGACCGGGACGGGAGATTGACTACATCGCCAGCGATCGGCAGCGGCAGACGATTCCGTGGATTCGCTCCACGGACGCCAAGGGCAATGTCACCGAATATGTCGCGTCGGACTCGAAGCTGACTCCCGAACAACTGGCGCTCGGCGAACGACGGGTGATGGACTGCATGGATTGTCACAACCGCCCCACTCACGCTTTTCAGTTACCCGAACGCGCCCTGGACGAGGCCCTGGAAGCCGGCCGCATCAGCGCGGAGTTGCCTTTCATCAAGAAACGCGGCGTCGCTCTCTTGCGGGCCAATCATGCGAGTCACGACGAGGCCCAGCAAACCATGGCCAGGGAATTGAAAGAGTTCTATCGCGCCAACTATCCTCAGATTTTCCAGAACCAAACAGCCCAGATTGATACGGCTACTGAGCAACTGAGCCGCATCTATCGGCGGAACGTTTTTCCCGCAATGAATATTTCCTGGGGGACATATCCCAATAACATCGGCCACACCGATTTCACCGGCTGTTTTCGTTGCCATGACGGCAACCACACGAGCAGCGACGGCAAGACGGTGAGCCAGGACTGCTCGGCCTGTCACCGCCTCCTGGCCATGGAAGAGACAAATCCGAAAATTTTGCAAGACCTGGCCCTGCGTTAGCGGGCGGGAGGATGTTTAACAATACAGCAATTTCTTATTGCAAATCTGAACCGCCTTGTGTTAGCTTTTTCCTCAACCGCGCCACGGCAGCTGCAATCCTTGTGCGCGTCCTGTCCGCGCTCCCGAGGAATGGTCCCGTGATGCGACACGGCTGGACGGAATGCCAAGCGCAGGCACGAATCGCCGCTCCCTTCCGGTTTGAAGTTTTTGAGCCTCGGCCCCTTGAGCCAGACGACTTGCTTTTTCCCCTTCCGCGCTCAGTGAAAATTTTCAAGGAGTAATCCGATGACACCCGAACTGTCCCGCCCTGGCGGGATGTGGATCAAAAAGTTCCTCGGGTTGTGCGTGCTGTCCCTGCTTTGCGTTGGCGTCCTTTACGCCGATGCGTCCGACAATGCCAGGGCTAAAGGCAATCCCTCCGGACGGCCGCCTTTGCCTGAGGCAAGGGCGTCCGACGCCTCGCAGTATGTT
The DNA window shown above is from Candidatus Acidiferrales bacterium and carries:
- a CDS encoding response regulator, which gives rise to MARVLLVEDNPLLRWVLRTSLVMDGYDVSAPASSREAVELGRTTPFDVVITDLTILPGPDGFAVVEEIRQKYPTTHFILISAQADDELADRARHAGVERVIEKPFPIDLIHSAVRELIPQEHSAVSEL
- a CDS encoding NapC/NirT family cytochrome c — protein: MMRNRVREMVRPVFYLGHNPVTLAGAVITTASALTLIIFYFSELFGLVAHPYSGILFFLILPAVFLIGLLLIPYGALRRRRQLVKAGLLPVVYPPVNLQDPNLRRGMGWVGLATGLNVVILLTASYRGVHYMDSVQFCGMTCHAVMQPEYTAYQESPHSRVACVGCHIGPGASWFVRSKLSGTYQVISVTFRLYSRPIPSPVKDLRPARETCEQCHWPDKFEGDRFVVFKKYGEDEKNSPTYNVLVMKVGGHSPRGGVGIHGVHVGPGREIDYIASDRQRQTIPWIRSTDAKGNVTEYVASDSKLTPEQLALGERRVMDCMDCHNRPTHAFQLPERALDEALEAGRISAELPFIKKRGVALLRANHASHDEAQQTMARELKEFYRANYPQIFQNQTAQIDTATEQLSRIYRRNVFPAMNISWGTYPNNIGHTDFTGCFRCHDGNHTSSDGKTVSQDCSACHRLLAMEETNPKILQDLALR